In Nicotiana tabacum cultivar K326 chromosome 19, ASM71507v2, whole genome shotgun sequence, one DNA window encodes the following:
- the LOC107824394 gene encoding agamous-like MADS-box protein AGL62, with translation MSTRRITVRKSIRLAKIENQNNRQVTFSKYRNGVFKKANELAVMTGAEVGIIVCPQGSKPYSFGHPNVNETINKYVGEERPPSPSSPGIDDEYVQMFRKANSRELNTRFNSLQDQLVFALNMKSKLKKMNKKVESHQEWFKGPIEKMNYTEASMLKERLEDLLLKVKNYGTDRGYGYENGKWKAE, from the exons ATGAGTACTAGACGGATTACGGTTCGCAAAAGTATTCGTCTCGCAAAGATAGAAAATCAGAATAATCGACAAGTGACTTTCTCAAAATACCGAAATGGTGTCTTCAAGAAAGCAAACGAGCTAGCTGTTATGACGGGTGCTGAAGTTGGTATCATCGTGTGTCCACAAG GTAGCAAGCCTTACTCTTTTGGTCATCCAAATGTAAATGAAACAATCAACAAATATGTTGGTGAAGAAAGGCCTCCATCACCATCATCACCAGGCATTGATGATGAGTATGTCCAGATGTTCCGAAAAGCCAATTCTAGAGAACTTAACACACGATTCAATTCTCTGCAAGACCAACTGGTTTTTGCATTAAACATGAAAAGCAAACTCaagaaaatgaataaaaaagTGGAGAGCCATCAAGAGTGGTTCAAGGGTCCTATAGAGAAGATGAACTACACCGAGGCTTCAATGTTGAAGGAGAGATTGGAAGATCTGCTCTTGAAGGTGAAGAACTATGGTACTGACCGTGGTTATGGTTACGAAAATGGAAAGTGGAAGGCTGAATAA